A part of Kitasatospora acidiphila genomic DNA contains:
- a CDS encoding MMPL family transporter, whose translation MRLNATTEHHLATAAPGRLAALGRFCHRHRRWVLAFWVAVLALGVLIGGRVFEGSVTHTSAGGAESARGDAIVAAADPSAGSITAVVGGRPVDDQAVRTAVTAAAQDITKLPGVLSVADAYQGGQPSALTAVDGNGSLVDVRMTDSATTAQQQAVSQRLAQIQAPGTQVKVGGDLVVQQEVKSQTQSDTTFGEIVTLPLTLVVMVLVFGGLAAASLPVIGAVASVGGALLAMFGFSHLMDLDTSVLPIATVLGLGLSIDYALLMVNRFREERGQGSPPAVAIERTAATAGRTVAFSGLTVAVALSGLFVFTSPVFSAVAAAGVSVVVIAVLAALTLVPALLGFAGHRIKPPKHSEPDEGFFARTVRKVQRRAVPVALVCVALLMAAGAPFLGANMRSTGAAALPSGSAGRQVADIVKADYPQAAPAPVTVVVQGSEQAAAQYADQVVAKLPGVAGVRAVQPVDAQLSTVEVLVHGDPQGAAAKQVVNELRDHRGGLETYVTGDAASVVDFQHELTNRGPWAFGLVAVGTLVLLFLMTGSVVMPVKALLMNVLSLGCSLGALTLVFQHGWFASTLGFTPTGGWKPSSRCWSSPSPSGCRWTTRSSCSRGSRS comes from the coding sequence ATGCGCCTCAATGCCACCACCGAGCACCACCTGGCCACGGCGGCCCCAGGCCGCCTGGCCGCCCTCGGCCGCTTCTGCCACCGGCACCGGCGGTGGGTGCTGGCGTTCTGGGTGGCGGTGCTCGCGCTCGGTGTGCTGATCGGCGGCCGGGTCTTCGAGGGCTCGGTCACCCACACCTCCGCCGGCGGGGCCGAGTCGGCTCGCGGGGACGCGATCGTCGCCGCCGCGGATCCGTCGGCGGGCTCCATCACCGCCGTGGTGGGCGGCCGACCGGTGGACGACCAGGCGGTGCGCACGGCCGTCACGGCTGCCGCCCAGGACATCACCAAGCTGCCCGGCGTGCTCTCGGTCGCCGACGCCTACCAGGGCGGCCAGCCGAGTGCGCTGACCGCCGTGGACGGCAACGGCAGCCTGGTGGACGTCCGGATGACCGACAGCGCCACCACGGCGCAGCAGCAGGCGGTCAGCCAGCGGCTGGCGCAGATCCAGGCCCCCGGCACCCAGGTCAAGGTCGGCGGCGACCTGGTGGTGCAGCAGGAGGTCAAGAGCCAGACCCAGTCCGACACCACCTTCGGCGAGATCGTCACCCTGCCGCTGACCCTGGTGGTGATGGTGCTGGTCTTCGGCGGCCTGGCAGCCGCCAGCCTGCCGGTGATCGGGGCCGTCGCCTCGGTGGGCGGCGCGCTGCTGGCGATGTTCGGCTTCAGCCACCTGATGGACCTGGACACCTCGGTGCTGCCGATCGCCACCGTGCTGGGCCTGGGCCTCTCCATCGACTACGCGCTGCTGATGGTCAACCGGTTCCGGGAGGAACGCGGCCAGGGCTCCCCGCCGGCTGTCGCGATCGAACGCACCGCCGCCACCGCCGGCCGCACCGTGGCGTTCTCCGGCCTGACCGTCGCCGTCGCGCTCAGCGGACTCTTCGTCTTCACCAGCCCGGTCTTCTCGGCCGTGGCCGCCGCCGGGGTCAGTGTGGTGGTGATCGCGGTGCTGGCCGCGCTCACCCTGGTGCCGGCGCTGCTCGGGTTCGCCGGGCACCGGATCAAGCCGCCCAAGCACAGCGAGCCGGACGAGGGGTTCTTCGCCCGCACCGTGCGCAAGGTGCAGCGCCGGGCGGTGCCCGTGGCACTGGTGTGCGTCGCTCTGCTGATGGCCGCCGGTGCGCCGTTCCTGGGCGCGAACATGCGCAGCACCGGTGCCGCCGCGCTGCCCAGCGGCTCGGCCGGGCGCCAGGTGGCCGACATCGTCAAGGCGGACTATCCGCAGGCCGCGCCGGCGCCGGTCACCGTGGTGGTGCAGGGCAGTGAGCAGGCCGCCGCGCAGTACGCGGACCAGGTGGTGGCCAAGCTGCCGGGCGTGGCCGGCGTCCGCGCGGTGCAGCCGGTCGACGCGCAGCTCAGCACCGTGGAGGTGCTGGTGCACGGCGATCCGCAGGGCGCGGCGGCCAAGCAGGTGGTCAACGAGCTGCGGGACCACCGCGGCGGCCTGGAGACCTATGTCACCGGGGACGCCGCCAGCGTGGTCGACTTCCAGCACGAGCTGACCAATCGCGGGCCGTGGGCGTTCGGGCTGGTCGCGGTCGGCACCCTGGTGCTGCTCTTCCTGATGACCGGCTCGGTGGTGATGCCGGTCAAGGCCCTGCTGATGAACGTGCTCTCGCTGGGCTGCTCGCTCGGCGCGCTGACCCTGGTGTTCCAGCACGGCTGGTTCGCGAGCACGCTCGGCTTCACCCCGACCGGGGGCTGGAAACCTTCATCCCGGTGCTGGTCTTCGCCTTCGCCTTCGGGCTGTCGATGGACTACGAGGTCTTCCTGCTCGCGCGGATCAAGGAGCTGA
- a CDS encoding MMPL family transporter, which produces MLVFAFAFGLSMDYEVFLLARIKELKDRGYDCRRAVQLGLQRSGRIITSAALLMVIVFAGFAAGQMLMVKEMGIALAVAVAVDATLVRCLLVPAAMSLFGEFNWWAPAPLKRLYRRFGLREHVELPPVEAGEGAPGEAGVAAPVVQGARVPAPRGAVARATTAG; this is translated from the coding sequence GTGCTGGTCTTCGCCTTCGCCTTCGGGCTGTCGATGGACTACGAGGTCTTCCTGCTCGCGCGGATCAAGGAGCTGAAGGACCGGGGGTACGACTGTCGGCGGGCGGTGCAGCTGGGCCTGCAGCGCAGCGGTCGGATCATCACCTCGGCCGCGTTGCTGATGGTGATCGTCTTCGCCGGGTTCGCGGCCGGGCAGATGCTGATGGTCAAGGAGATGGGCATCGCGCTCGCCGTGGCCGTGGCGGTGGATGCCACGCTGGTGCGGTGCCTGCTGGTGCCGGCCGCGATGAGTCTGTTCGGCGAGTTCAACTGGTGGGCGCCGGCCCCGCTGAAGCGGCTGTACCGCCGGTTCGGGCTGCGCGAGCATGTGGAGCTGCCGCCGGTGGAGGCGGGGGAGGGGGCTCCAGGCGAGGCGGGCGTGGCTGCTCCAGTGGTGCAGGGCGCTCGGGTGCCCGCGCCGCGTGGGGCGGTGGCGAGGGCGACGACAGCAGGGTGA
- a CDS encoding MarR family winged helix-turn-helix transcriptional regulator, protein MSSQTDQIDPQQLAFDVRSTIGELARRLRDEESALPQPQAAALGLLVREGSRTTAELAEHQHVRHQSMARTVTQLREAGLIRQEPHPTDGRKVVLHATEEGIAMLQEQRRRREDRMAAAIESEMSEEEQLVLRQAMALLRRISRYPKP, encoded by the coding sequence ATGAGCAGCCAGACCGACCAGATCGACCCGCAGCAGCTTGCCTTCGACGTGCGCAGCACCATCGGTGAGCTGGCCCGCCGACTGCGGGACGAGGAGTCCGCGCTGCCGCAGCCGCAGGCCGCCGCGCTCGGCCTGCTGGTGCGCGAGGGGTCGCGCACCACCGCCGAGTTGGCCGAGCACCAGCACGTGCGGCACCAGTCGATGGCCCGCACGGTGACCCAGTTGCGCGAGGCCGGGCTGATCCGCCAGGAGCCGCACCCGACCGACGGCCGCAAGGTGGTGCTGCACGCCACCGAGGAGGGCATCGCCATGCTGCAGGAGCAGCGGCGGCGGCGCGAGGACCGGATGGCTGCCGCGATCGAGAGCGAGATGTCCGAGGAGGAGCAGTTGGTGCTCCGTCAGGCGATGGCTCTGCTGCGCCGCATCTCCCGCTACCCGAAGCCCTGA
- a CDS encoding VOC family protein has translation MIALTSLLVRDYDEAIAFYVNTLGFELREDSPRADGGRWVVVAPEGAESGLLLARPSKPEQVARIGDQTGGRVGWFLYTDDFAAAYARMRAAGVRFLEEPREEPYGTVAVFEDLYGNRWDLLEPAG, from the coding sequence GTGATCGCCCTGACTTCGCTCCTCGTCCGCGACTACGACGAGGCCATCGCCTTCTACGTCAACACGCTCGGTTTCGAGCTGCGCGAGGATTCCCCGCGTGCCGATGGCGGCCGTTGGGTCGTGGTCGCGCCGGAGGGGGCGGAGAGCGGGTTGCTGCTGGCGCGGCCGTCGAAGCCCGAGCAGGTGGCGCGGATCGGCGACCAGACGGGCGGCCGGGTGGGCTGGTTCCTGTACACGGACGACTTCGCCGCCGCGTACGCCCGGATGCGCGCGGCCGGTGTGCGGTTCCTGGAGGAGCCGCGCGAGGAGCCGTACGGGACAGTGGCGGTGTTCGAGGACCTGTACGGGAACCGCTGGGATCTGCTGGAGCCGGCCGGCTGA
- a CDS encoding VOC family protein produces MSHVEGKTTRIRPQEFHQRAGLEDWRVLGEGACAYFRTGSFAAGSRLVQEIGELAGLEGQYPDVDLRNDGVTVRLITVADDYYGLTERHVELARRVSAIARRLGIPPEPSAVQTVQVTVDALALPAVVPFWRALLGYQDRAGSIEDLIDPRRRGAPFYFQQLDAPRPQRNRVHVDVWLPYDQAEARIAAAIAAGGRLVTDAHAPSHWVLADPEGNEACIGTAGWPA; encoded by the coding sequence ATGAGCCATGTCGAGGGCAAGACCACGCGCATCAGGCCGCAGGAGTTCCACCAGAGGGCCGGTCTTGAGGACTGGCGCGTGCTGGGCGAGGGAGCATGCGCGTACTTCCGCACCGGCTCGTTCGCGGCCGGCAGCCGACTGGTTCAGGAGATCGGCGAGTTGGCCGGCCTGGAGGGCCAGTACCCCGACGTCGACCTGCGGAACGACGGCGTGACGGTGCGGCTGATCACGGTCGCGGACGACTACTACGGGCTGACCGAGCGCCATGTCGAGCTGGCCCGGCGGGTCTCCGCGATCGCCCGCAGGCTCGGCATCCCGCCCGAGCCGTCCGCCGTGCAGACCGTCCAGGTCACCGTCGACGCCCTGGCCCTCCCCGCCGTGGTGCCGTTCTGGCGCGCCCTGCTCGGCTACCAGGACCGCGCCGGCAGCATCGAGGACCTGATCGACCCGCGCCGTCGTGGTGCGCCCTTCTACTTCCAGCAGTTGGACGCCCCACGCCCGCAGCGCAACCGGGTCCACGTGGACGTCTGGCTCCCGTACGACCAGGCCGAGGCCCGGATCGCCGCGGCGATCGCCGCCGGCGGCCGCCTGGTGACCGACGCCCACGCACCGTCCCACTGGGTGCTGGCCGACCCCGAGGGCAACGAGGCATGCATCGGCACCGCCGGCTGGCCGGCCTAG
- a CDS encoding SAM-dependent methyltransferase — MSWDEDAPPPAELYPEIPHPARMYDYYLGGKDNFPADREAAEKVLALGPMVRLSARANRAFLQRAVRQLAGLGVRRFIDIGTGIPTAGNTHEVAQQVHPDAQVAYLDNDPIVLVHSRALLSSRAPGSTSVVQADLREPAAILADPTVRQLLSAGEPVALLLFAVLHFIDEADDPYRIVRTLVDALPPGSYLALSHGTGDFIPAPETSRGPAIYRTATAQLTLRTKARVTRFFDGLDLLAPGVVTAPLWHPEQPPSDTDAQVGIWAGVARKG; from the coding sequence ATGTCCTGGGACGAGGACGCCCCTCCGCCCGCCGAGCTCTACCCGGAGATCCCCCACCCGGCCCGGATGTACGACTACTACCTGGGCGGCAAGGACAACTTCCCGGCCGACCGGGAGGCCGCCGAGAAGGTGCTCGCCCTCGGACCGATGGTGCGGCTCAGCGCCCGCGCCAACCGGGCGTTCCTGCAGCGGGCGGTGCGGCAGCTGGCCGGGCTCGGGGTGCGGCGGTTCATCGACATCGGCACCGGCATCCCCACGGCGGGCAACACCCACGAGGTCGCCCAGCAGGTGCACCCGGATGCGCAGGTCGCCTATCTGGACAACGACCCGATCGTGCTGGTGCACAGCCGAGCCCTGCTCTCCTCCCGGGCCCCCGGCAGCACCAGCGTGGTCCAGGCCGACCTGCGCGAGCCGGCCGCCATCCTCGCCGACCCGACCGTGCGGCAGCTGCTCTCCGCGGGCGAGCCGGTCGCCCTGCTGCTCTTCGCGGTCCTGCACTTCATCGACGAGGCCGACGACCCGTACCGCATCGTCCGCACCCTGGTCGACGCCCTGCCCCCGGGCAGCTACCTGGCCCTCTCCCACGGCACCGGCGACTTCATCCCCGCCCCCGAAACCAGCCGCGGACCCGCCATCTACCGCACCGCCACCGCCCAACTCACCCTGCGCACCAAGGCCCGGGTCACCCGCTTCTTCGACGGCCTGGACCTCCTCGCCCCCGGCGTGGTCACCGCACCCCTGTGGCACCCCGAGCAGCCGCCGAGCGACACGGACGCCCAGGTGGGCATCTGGGCGGGCGTGGCGCGCAAAGGCTGA
- a CDS encoding GNAT family N-acetyltransferase — protein MDPSFMEHTQALIELDDTLTLRRFAGQADLPEFYRVIEESLDHLRPWMPWAAEHSLAAQGEWLAGRAEQWDSGREFSYAITLDGEIVGACGLFRREDTPENAREIGYWLHPAATGRGVATRAARALTEQAFQLPGVDYVEIIHDKANQASGAVPARLGYTEHHRRPATEPLAPNESGEDRVWRLTRAQAQALASR, from the coding sequence ATGGACCCCTCCTTCATGGAACACACCCAGGCGCTGATCGAGTTGGACGACACCCTGACGCTGCGCCGGTTCGCCGGCCAGGCCGACCTGCCGGAGTTCTACCGGGTCATCGAGGAGTCACTGGACCACCTGCGCCCGTGGATGCCCTGGGCCGCCGAGCACAGCCTGGCCGCGCAGGGCGAGTGGCTCGCCGGCCGCGCGGAACAGTGGGACAGCGGGCGGGAGTTCAGCTACGCCATCACACTGGACGGCGAAATCGTGGGCGCCTGCGGGCTGTTCCGGCGCGAGGACACCCCGGAGAACGCACGCGAGATCGGATACTGGCTGCACCCCGCCGCCACCGGGCGCGGGGTGGCCACCCGGGCCGCCCGGGCGCTGACCGAGCAGGCCTTCCAACTGCCCGGCGTCGACTACGTCGAGATCATCCACGACAAGGCCAACCAGGCGAGCGGCGCCGTCCCGGCCCGCCTCGGCTACACCGAGCACCACCGGCGCCCGGCCACCGAGCCGCTCGCCCCGAACGAGAGCGGCGAGGACCGGGTCTGGCGGTTGACCCGGGCACAGGCACAGGCACTGGCGTCCCGCTGA
- a CDS encoding maltokinase N-terminal cap-like domain-containing protein: MAIIHQTSMEPTKLELLTDWLPKQSWYLAGAGAPVLAKAGGFRLDDPAGEIGIEFVVVVDTAGAEPVAYLVPMGYRGEPLDGVPEAALVGTSEHGVLGTRWLYDGAHDPVVQAQLRALLNGAAVPQDQDEDDTPDLTVAVHGTADAQEFELRLTRVLRAGEAAGDAAQLVAEWTWPDGSTGRGVFATAVR, encoded by the coding sequence ATGGCGATCATCCACCAGACCAGCATGGAGCCCACCAAGCTGGAGCTGCTCACCGACTGGCTGCCGAAGCAGAGTTGGTACCTCGCCGGCGCCGGCGCGCCCGTGCTGGCCAAGGCGGGCGGGTTCCGCCTCGACGACCCGGCCGGCGAGATCGGCATCGAGTTCGTGGTGGTCGTGGACACCGCGGGCGCCGAGCCGGTCGCCTACCTGGTGCCGATGGGCTACCGCGGCGAGCCGCTGGACGGCGTGCCCGAGGCGGCTCTGGTCGGCACCTCCGAGCACGGCGTGCTCGGCACCCGCTGGCTCTACGACGGCGCGCACGACCCGGTGGTGCAGGCGCAGTTGCGCGCGCTGCTGAACGGTGCGGCGGTGCCGCAGGACCAGGACGAGGACGACACCCCGGACTTGACGGTCGCCGTGCACGGCACCGCCGACGCCCAGGAGTTCGAGCTGCGGCTCACCCGGGTGCTGCGGGCCGGCGAGGCGGCGGGCGACGCCGCGCAGCTGGTCGCCGAGTGGACCTGGCCCGACGGAAGCACCGGCCGGGGCGTGTTCGCGACCGCCGTGCGCTGA
- a CDS encoding carbohydrate-binding module family 20 domain-containing protein produces the protein MKRARRRGRAALMVAGALLSGAVLPLSTPTAAHATTAPNGGDVIANLFEWNWPSVANECTTVLGPKGYGAVEVAPPQDSIRLNQSSHPWWEVYQPIGYDLNSRMGTAAQFASMVTACHNAGVKVYADAVLNHMAGNNNTSTDSYGGDTFNSANYSYSQPGYSSSDFHAYPANCPDSDLSINDWNNVQQVQECDLSNLEDLYTESGHVRQAEAGYLNSLVSAGADGFRMDAAKHIAQADMAAILSQVHNTSWTNSRPYVYQEVIPGSSGSLAPGAFESNGSVIEFTYADDLKAQFTGSIANLKSFGQSWGLEPPGSSTSMVTNHDTERNGSTLNYKSGAPYILANLFELAWGYDVPQVYSSFTWTNSDDSPPADANGFVTNTDCSNGWFCTHRNQGISNMVGWHNATAGQSVGNWYDDGSNLIAFSRGNRGWIAINNESSAKTVTVTTGLPAGSYCDVIHGDLTPSTGACSGSTVTVAANGTATVTVPAMDAVALYSPSAAAGTVGQTFKVNETTTYGQNVFVVGSVPALGSWNTSQAIPLSSAGYPVWNGTVTLPANTYVEYKYLIKNPDGSVVWEPGSNKYFTTGGSGNATNNDSW, from the coding sequence ATGAAGCGAGCCCGCCGACGCGGTCGAGCCGCCCTGATGGTGGCAGGCGCCCTGCTCAGCGGCGCGGTACTGCCGCTCAGCACCCCGACCGCCGCCCATGCGACCACTGCCCCCAACGGCGGCGATGTGATCGCCAACCTCTTCGAGTGGAACTGGCCGTCCGTGGCCAACGAGTGCACCACCGTCCTCGGCCCCAAGGGCTACGGCGCGGTCGAGGTCGCGCCGCCCCAGGACTCGATCCGGCTCAACCAGAGCAGCCACCCGTGGTGGGAGGTGTACCAGCCGATCGGGTACGACCTCAACAGCCGGATGGGCACCGCCGCGCAGTTCGCGTCCATGGTGACGGCCTGCCACAACGCCGGGGTCAAGGTGTACGCGGACGCCGTGCTGAACCACATGGCCGGCAACAACAACACCAGCACCGACTCCTACGGCGGCGACACCTTCAACTCCGCCAACTACAGCTACTCCCAGCCGGGTTACAGCTCCTCCGACTTCCATGCCTACCCGGCGAACTGCCCCGATTCGGACCTGTCGATCAACGACTGGAACAACGTCCAGCAGGTGCAGGAATGCGACCTGTCCAACCTGGAGGACCTCTACACCGAGAGCGGCCACGTCCGCCAGGCCGAGGCCGGCTACCTCAACAGCCTGGTTTCCGCGGGCGCTGACGGCTTCCGGATGGACGCGGCCAAGCACATCGCGCAGGCCGACATGGCGGCGATCCTCTCCCAGGTGCACAACACCTCCTGGACCAACAGCCGGCCGTACGTCTACCAGGAGGTCATCCCGGGCAGCTCGGGCTCGCTGGCACCCGGCGCGTTCGAGTCCAACGGCAGCGTGATCGAGTTCACCTACGCCGACGACCTGAAGGCCCAGTTCACCGGCAGCATCGCCAACCTCAAGAGCTTCGGCCAGAGTTGGGGCCTGGAGCCGCCCGGCAGCTCGACCTCGATGGTGACCAACCACGACACCGAGCGCAACGGCAGCACCCTCAACTACAAGAGCGGCGCGCCCTACATCCTGGCCAACCTCTTCGAACTGGCCTGGGGTTACGACGTCCCGCAGGTGTACTCCAGCTTCACCTGGACCAACAGCGACGACTCGCCGCCGGCTGACGCCAACGGGTTCGTCACCAACACCGACTGCTCCAACGGCTGGTTCTGCACCCACCGCAACCAGGGCATTTCCAACATGGTCGGCTGGCACAACGCCACGGCCGGCCAGTCGGTCGGCAACTGGTACGACGACGGCAGCAACCTGATCGCGTTCAGCCGGGGCAACCGGGGCTGGATCGCGATCAACAACGAGAGCAGCGCCAAGACCGTCACCGTGACGACCGGCCTGCCCGCGGGCAGCTACTGCGACGTCATCCACGGCGACCTGACCCCGTCCACCGGCGCCTGCTCCGGCTCGACCGTCACCGTGGCCGCCAACGGCACGGCGACCGTCACCGTCCCGGCCATGGACGCCGTGGCGCTGTACAGCCCGAGCGCCGCCGCGGGCACGGTGGGCCAGACCTTCAAGGTCAACGAGACCACCACGTACGGCCAGAACGTCTTCGTGGTCGGCTCGGTCCCGGCCCTCGGCAGTTGGAACACCAGCCAGGCGATCCCGCTCTCCTCGGCCGGCTACCCGGTCTGGAACGGCACCGTCACGCTGCCGGCCAACACCTACGTCGAGTACAAGTACCTCATCAAGAACCCGGACGGCTCGGTGGTCTGGGAGCCCGGCAGCAACAAGTACTTCACCACCGGCGGTTCGGGCAACGCGACGAACAACGACAGCTGGTGA
- a CDS encoding NAD(P)-dependent oxidoreductase: protein MVDFSTVSAEASARASTAAAEAGVAFLAAPVSGNPDMVAEGRAAIVASGAAEAFERVRPHLDRIAPTVTYTGPGQTSLLVKLCHNLMLGMVTQSLVEVTALAEKGGVSRADFIDFINGSVLGSTVTRHKGRALAERDYTPTVTTTMLRKDFDLGLAAARALEVPMPLGAMVQQLIQTAIAHGHGESDYASLFELAARAAGLDHAEHDA from the coding sequence ATCGTCGACTTCTCCACGGTCTCCGCCGAGGCGTCGGCCCGGGCGAGCACGGCGGCCGCCGAGGCCGGCGTGGCGTTCCTGGCCGCACCGGTCAGCGGCAACCCGGACATGGTGGCGGAGGGGCGGGCGGCCATCGTGGCGTCAGGGGCGGCCGAGGCCTTCGAGCGGGTGCGCCCGCACCTCGACCGGATCGCCCCGACCGTGACGTACACCGGGCCCGGCCAGACCAGCCTGCTGGTCAAGCTGTGCCACAACCTGATGCTCGGCATGGTCACCCAATCACTGGTGGAGGTGACGGCGCTCGCCGAGAAGGGCGGGGTCAGCCGCGCGGACTTCATCGACTTCATCAACGGCTCCGTACTGGGCTCGACCGTGACCCGCCACAAGGGCAGGGCGCTCGCCGAGCGCGACTACACCCCCACCGTCACCACCACCATGCTGCGCAAGGACTTCGACCTGGGCCTCGCCGCCGCCCGCGCCCTGGAGGTCCCGATGCCGCTCGGCGCGATGGTGCAGCAGCTGATCCAGACCGCCATCGCCCACGGCCACGGCGAGTCCGACTACGCCTCGCTCTTCGAACTCGCCGCCCGCGCCGCCGGCCTGGACCATGCGGAGCACGACGCCTGA
- a CDS encoding Lrp/AsnC family transcriptional regulator, with translation MASENLDEIDRALIALLQQDAGQAYATLGKAIGLSAGATHERVRKLRERGVIRRTTVEVDPKALGLGVLAFVMVESSAWMGESAEAFAAIPEIEEAHIIAGSASVLVKVRTATTEQLQDVLRRLYAIEGVNGTQATVSLETFFERPPSPATARRIDDQSVGLLGAGIG, from the coding sequence ATGGCATCGGAGAACCTCGACGAGATCGACCGCGCGCTGATAGCCCTGCTGCAGCAGGACGCCGGGCAGGCGTACGCGACCCTGGGCAAGGCGATCGGGCTGTCCGCCGGTGCGACCCACGAGCGGGTCCGCAAGCTGCGCGAGCGCGGGGTCATCCGGCGCACGACCGTCGAGGTCGATCCGAAGGCACTCGGGCTCGGCGTACTCGCCTTCGTGATGGTCGAGTCGTCGGCCTGGATGGGGGAGTCGGCCGAGGCCTTCGCCGCCATCCCGGAGATCGAGGAGGCGCACATCATCGCGGGCAGCGCCTCCGTCCTCGTCAAGGTGCGCACCGCCACCACCGAGCAACTCCAGGACGTACTCCGGCGGTTGTACGCGATCGAGGGGGTCAACGGCACCCAGGCAACGGTCTCCCTGGAAACCTTCTTCGAGCGCCCGCCGTCACCCGCAACGGCGCGACGGATTGACGATCAGTCAGTCGGACTGCTCGGAGCGGGCATTGGATAG
- a CDS encoding SMP-30/gluconolactonase/LRE family protein: MSGTIKHGLYEILDERFRAGRCANGDHRLEKLHGDCRWAEGPVYLPAWRQLIWSDIPNDRMLRWDEATGTVGVFRISAGHTNGNTLDREGRLITCEQGNRRVTRTEHDGSITVLADRYQGKRLNSPNDAVVHTDGSIYFSDPDFGITSDYEGYRAESEIGACNVYRIDPADGGVRLVADGFSGPNGLVFSLDERQLYVSDSTAGQIRVFDVRDDGTLSDGEVFVQARDGSFDNIRFDDGGRLWAGAFSDGVHCYDPDGTLIGRLLVPEPVSNLTFGGPKNNRLFITASTSVYSLVMAVTGTHRVGRRRS, from the coding sequence GTGTCTGGCACGATCAAGCATGGACTGTACGAGATCCTGGACGAGCGCTTCCGTGCCGGGCGGTGCGCCAACGGCGACCACCGCCTGGAGAAGCTCCACGGGGACTGCCGATGGGCGGAGGGCCCGGTCTACCTGCCCGCCTGGCGCCAGCTGATCTGGAGCGACATCCCCAACGACCGGATGCTGCGCTGGGACGAGGCCACCGGCACGGTCGGCGTCTTCCGCATCTCGGCCGGCCACACCAACGGCAACACGCTGGACCGCGAGGGCCGCCTCATCACCTGCGAGCAGGGCAACCGCCGGGTGACCCGCACCGAGCACGACGGCTCGATCACCGTGCTCGCCGACCGCTACCAGGGCAAGCGGCTAAACTCGCCCAACGACGCGGTCGTCCACACCGACGGCTCGATCTACTTCTCCGACCCGGACTTCGGTATCACCAGCGACTACGAGGGCTACCGCGCCGAGAGCGAGATCGGCGCGTGCAACGTCTACCGCATCGACCCGGCCGACGGCGGGGTGCGGCTCGTCGCGGACGGCTTCAGCGGTCCCAACGGGCTCGTCTTCTCGCTCGACGAGCGGCAGTTGTACGTGTCGGACAGCACGGCGGGGCAGATCCGCGTCTTCGACGTGCGCGACGACGGCACCCTCTCGGACGGCGAGGTCTTCGTCCAGGCGCGGGACGGCAGCTTCGACAACATCCGCTTCGACGACGGCGGGCGCCTGTGGGCGGGCGCCTTCAGCGATGGCGTGCACTGCTACGACCCGGACGGCACGCTGATCGGGCGACTGCTCGTCCCGGAGCCCGTCTCCAACCTCACCTTCGGCGGACCGAAGAACAATCGCCTCTTCATCACCGCGTCGACCTCGGTGTACTCCCTGGTCATGGCGGTGACGGGAACCCACCGCGTCGGCAGGCGCCGTTCCTGA